A single window of Magnetococcus marinus MC-1 DNA harbors:
- a CDS encoding response regulator yields the protein MQRKILVVDDSAAARQRMQQLLEAEYILEFADDGVGAIEQVEQFKPDLILLDRMMPTMDGMETCRHLKAHQIHKHLPVIFVTSLSTPAHIAEGIAAGAYYYITKPFDVQILTTVIKSAFSHVRAYTALNQEMARVVHVMRKVTKIDLTFKTIAEACDIALVLSHICPQPSEASIGLTELLINAVEHGNLALSYADKKQLLLAGTYHLEIEQRLTDKAFAHKQGRVRMASTPKQIQIIVQDQGTGFDWTPYLEFNPDRAFDPNGRGIALANKNCFSHLEYRGCGNEVVAKIYK from the coding sequence ATGCAAAGAAAAATTTTAGTCGTGGATGATAGCGCTGCGGCTCGACAAAGAATGCAGCAACTATTGGAGGCCGAATATATCTTAGAATTTGCCGATGATGGTGTAGGAGCCATCGAACAAGTTGAACAATTTAAACCAGACCTAATCCTGCTAGATCGCATGATGCCCACCATGGATGGCATGGAAACATGCCGCCATCTTAAAGCTCACCAAATCCACAAACATCTTCCAGTCATTTTTGTGACCTCTTTATCCACCCCAGCCCACATTGCTGAAGGCATTGCCGCAGGGGCCTATTACTACATTACCAAACCCTTTGATGTCCAAATTTTAACCACGGTCATCAAATCCGCCTTTTCGCATGTGCGCGCCTATACAGCCCTCAATCAAGAGATGGCTCGCGTTGTACATGTCATGCGCAAAGTCACGAAGATTGATCTGACTTTTAAAACAATTGCCGAGGCATGCGACATTGCCTTAGTGCTGTCCCATATCTGCCCACAACCCAGCGAAGCCTCCATCGGCCTTACCGAACTCTTGATCAATGCCGTTGAGCACGGCAACTTGGCCTTAAGCTATGCGGACAAAAAACAGCTGCTGCTGGCAGGCACCTACCATCTGGAAATTGAACAGCGCTTAACCGACAAAGCCTTTGCCCACAAACAAGGTCGGGTACGCATGGCCAGCACCCCTAAGCAGATCCAGATTATTGTGCAGGATCAAGGCACAGGTTTCGACTGGACCCCCTATCTGGAGTTTAATCCAGATAGAGCCTTTGACCCCAATGGACGTGGTATTGCGTTGGCCAATAAAAACTGTTTCTCTCACCTAGAGTATCGCGGCTGCGGCAACGAAGTGGTGGCTAAAATCTACAAATAA
- the rfbC gene encoding dTDP-4-dehydrorhamnose 3,5-epimerase, translated as MRILESVLHGALVLQSTRFTDDRGFFTESYNHKKFSQLTGLKTHFVQDNHSRSKRHVLRGMHYQLRQPQAKLVQVCQGEVYDVIVDMRQSSPTFKQHFGLRLSADNGLALWVPEGFAHGFLVLSEQADLHYKVNNDYDPTSERCLHWADAEIGIAWPLSDQPPLLSPKDAQGLPFDQLELFP; from the coding sequence ATGCGCATTTTAGAGTCTGTTTTACACGGAGCGTTGGTCCTGCAAAGCACGCGCTTTACCGATGATCGCGGTTTTTTTACCGAGAGCTACAACCATAAAAAGTTCTCGCAACTTACCGGTCTAAAAACCCATTTTGTGCAAGACAATCACTCGCGCTCCAAACGCCACGTATTGCGGGGCATGCACTATCAATTGCGCCAGCCACAAGCCAAGCTGGTGCAGGTTTGTCAGGGCGAGGTGTACGATGTTATCGTGGATATGCGCCAAAGCTCCCCCACCTTTAAGCAGCACTTTGGCCTGCGCCTGAGTGCCGATAATGGTTTAGCCCTATGGGTGCCCGAAGGCTTTGCACACGGTTTTTTGGTCCTCTCTGAGCAAGCGGATCTGCACTATAAAGTCAATAATGACTACGACCCTACCAGCGAACGCTGCCTGCATTGGGCCGATGCAGAGATCGGCATTGCGTGGCCGCTATCCGACCAACCGCCCCTACTCTCGCCTAAGGATGCCCAGGGGCTACCCTTTGACCAATTAGAGCTTTTCCCATAG
- a CDS encoding glycosyltransferase family 2 protein, whose product MALTTVSVVIPVKNEADKLGACLQAILTQSHEVLEIIVIDSGSTDGTQDLAQRFAKVKLVQIEPAQFNHGATRNQAIAMTRGEFVLCTVGDAQAVDRFWIERLLAGFTDDAVVGVCGQQVVPHRADTNPVEWFRPQSIATSQRYQFVDADTFAAAPVEQRKAACSWDNVTALYRRQAIIETPFTTFPYGEDLLWAHAQLNMGRALVYQPSAQVYHYHLMNHQTTMKRTLVVLNLLYRVHGFVHAPYPWLLTTLRGWYTIWHRATGLTMRQRVFWSYSAVENNFSLYQSIKRFRKAVARGDGALDRLLQRYCGGAPPIPVK is encoded by the coding sequence ATGGCCTTAACAACAGTATCGGTAGTTATTCCCGTAAAAAACGAAGCGGACAAACTTGGGGCATGTCTCCAGGCTATTTTGACACAAAGCCATGAGGTTTTGGAAATCATTGTCATCGACTCGGGTTCAACGGATGGCACCCAAGATTTGGCGCAGCGTTTTGCTAAGGTCAAACTGGTGCAGATTGAGCCTGCTCAATTTAATCATGGTGCGACCCGTAACCAGGCCATTGCCATGACCCGTGGCGAATTTGTGCTGTGTACAGTGGGGGATGCTCAAGCGGTTGATCGTTTTTGGATCGAGCGGTTGCTCGCAGGGTTTACCGATGATGCGGTGGTTGGTGTGTGTGGTCAGCAGGTGGTTCCGCATCGAGCCGATACCAACCCCGTGGAGTGGTTCCGTCCCCAATCCATAGCCACCAGCCAACGGTATCAGTTTGTCGACGCAGACACCTTTGCCGCAGCGCCGGTCGAACAACGCAAAGCGGCCTGTAGTTGGGATAATGTTACCGCCCTCTACCGGCGCCAAGCGATTATTGAGACCCCCTTTACCACCTTTCCCTATGGCGAAGATCTTTTGTGGGCGCATGCACAACTCAACATGGGGCGGGCGTTGGTCTATCAGCCTTCAGCTCAGGTTTACCATTACCACCTGATGAACCATCAAACCACCATGAAACGAACCTTGGTGGTGTTAAATCTGCTTTACCGTGTCCATGGCTTTGTGCATGCCCCCTATCCGTGGTTGCTTACTACCCTGCGGGGGTGGTATACGATTTGGCATCGCGCAACGGGATTGACGATGCGCCAAAGAGTGTTTTGGAGCTACTCGGCTGTGGAGAATAATTTCTCACTCTATCAATCGATTAAACGGTTTCGCAAGGCCGTAGCCCGTGGGGATGGCGCGCTGGATCGGCTGTTGCAACGTTACTGTGGCGGTGCGCCGCCGATCCCGGTTAAATAA
- a CDS encoding sugar phosphate nucleotidyltransferase, with amino-acid sequence MSKLHHAPVRPPVVAIVPAAGKGSRLAPFPCPKELFPVGYQDYLIQGKMEKRPKVVSHYLLDNLIQAGVKRIFLIVGDDKWDIMTYYGNGSDFGVDIAYLFQQRLDGMPSAINLATPWMQDEVVLFGMPDTIIEPHDAFSQLLEYHLHEQADLTLGLFATDTPEKFGMVEMDGDNNVIFTVDKPKQSALQTMWGNACWSPSFSQLLSGYLQANPYLGKELVLGDVFNLALEKGMRVKGLLFAEGRYLDIGTTHELDVAIRRFHL; translated from the coding sequence ATGTCAAAGCTGCATCACGCTCCAGTACGTCCCCCTGTGGTAGCCATTGTTCCCGCTGCGGGCAAAGGGTCTCGGTTGGCACCGTTTCCCTGCCCCAAGGAGCTTTTTCCGGTGGGCTACCAGGACTATCTTATTCAAGGCAAGATGGAAAAACGGCCCAAGGTGGTGAGCCACTATCTGCTGGATAATTTGATCCAGGCCGGGGTAAAGCGCATTTTTTTAATCGTTGGCGATGATAAGTGGGACATTATGACCTACTATGGCAACGGTTCTGATTTTGGGGTGGATATTGCCTATCTGTTTCAACAACGCTTAGATGGCATGCCCTCGGCCATTAACTTAGCCACCCCTTGGATGCAGGATGAGGTGGTGCTGTTTGGTATGCCCGATACCATTATTGAACCCCATGATGCCTTTTCACAGCTGCTTGAGTATCACCTGCATGAACAAGCGGATTTAACCCTAGGTTTGTTTGCGACGGATACCCCGGAAAAATTTGGAATGGTGGAGATGGATGGGGATAATAATGTGATTTTTACCGTGGATAAGCCCAAACAAAGTGCCTTGCAAACCATGTGGGGTAATGCCTGTTGGTCCCCCTCCTTTAGTCAGTTGCTCAGCGGTTATTTGCAAGCCAATCCCTATTTGGGTAAAGAGTTGGTGTTGGGCGATGTGTTTAATCTGGCGCTGGAAAAGGGGATGCGGGTTAAGGGTTTGCTGTTTGCAGAGGGGCGTTATCTGGACATTGGGACCACCCATGAGTTGGATGTGGCGATTCGCCGTTTTCATCTTTGA
- a CDS encoding phosphopentomutase, which yields MKRVAIVVIDSMGIGAMPDAAAYGDRASCNTLGNVARHNHGLSLPHLQSLGLGNLLTVAGVPAIQEPLGCFGRLLEASQGKDTTTGHWEMAGLVLDKPFKVYPEGFPQALMQAFVEQSGCGGYLGNIPASGTAIIEEHHQRHCETGYPIIYTSADSVFQIACNVDVVPLQRLYAWCETARALLTDHYNVSRVIARPYRPVAGGLQRLSADRRDYSVKPPYPSLLDKVLQNKGQVIAIGKIEDIFVGSGISHAIHTGSNQEGLLLTQQALAGELDLDGLAVEGATNGQAAQCALIFTNLVDTDMLHGHRNDAKGYGQALEEIDRHLGRMLPLLGPDDLLIITADHGCDPTEPGTDHTREMVPLLTYSPGGAVGRLEDRGAFTHIAHLTAEWLGFASESHWIR from the coding sequence ATGAAGCGTGTTGCTATTGTGGTTATTGACTCTATGGGGATTGGTGCCATGCCGGATGCCGCTGCGTATGGGGATCGGGCCAGTTGTAATACCCTTGGAAATGTTGCGCGACATAACCATGGGCTGTCGTTGCCTCATCTGCAATCCCTGGGCTTGGGCAATCTATTGACTGTCGCAGGCGTGCCTGCCATTCAAGAGCCTCTGGGCTGCTTTGGGCGTCTCTTGGAGGCTTCTCAAGGTAAAGATACCACCACCGGCCATTGGGAGATGGCGGGCTTGGTGTTGGACAAGCCGTTTAAGGTTTATCCCGAGGGTTTTCCTCAGGCATTGATGCAAGCCTTTGTGGAACAATCCGGCTGCGGGGGCTATTTGGGCAATATTCCAGCCTCTGGGACCGCTATCATTGAGGAGCATCACCAACGCCACTGTGAAACCGGTTATCCCATTATTTACACCAGTGCCGATAGTGTGTTTCAAATTGCCTGCAATGTGGATGTGGTGCCGTTACAGAGGCTCTATGCTTGGTGTGAAACAGCGCGGGCTTTGCTGACCGACCACTATAATGTGAGTCGGGTGATTGCGCGTCCCTATCGACCGGTGGCAGGGGGGTTGCAACGGCTATCAGCGGATCGGCGGGACTATTCGGTTAAACCGCCCTATCCCTCATTATTGGATAAAGTTTTGCAAAATAAGGGGCAGGTGATTGCGATTGGCAAAATTGAGGATATCTTTGTAGGGTCGGGTATCTCTCACGCCATACACACCGGTTCTAATCAAGAGGGGCTTTTGTTGACGCAGCAGGCTCTGGCGGGTGAACTGGATCTGGATGGTCTCGCCGTGGAGGGGGCTACAAACGGGCAAGCGGCCCAATGTGCACTGATTTTTACCAATTTGGTGGATACAGACATGTTGCATGGGCACCGCAATGATGCAAAAGGGTATGGCCAGGCGCTGGAGGAGATTGATCGCCATTTGGGTAGGATGCTGCCCCTGTTGGGGCCAGATGATCTGTTGATCATTACCGCCGATCATGGTTGTGATCCCACCGAGCCGGGCACCGATCATACCCGCGAGATGGTGCCACTCTTGACCTACTCCCCGGGTGGGGCGGTGGGGCGCTTGGAAGATCGCGGCGCGTTTACCCACATTGCCCATCTCACGGCAGAGTGGCTCGGGTTTGCCAGTGAAAGCCATTGGATCCGTTAA
- a CDS encoding glycosyltransferase family 2 protein → MHTSPVVAILMPNFNGATYIAETLDSLLAQQFTQWQCMIVDDGSSDNSPEIIQAYAQRDPRIGFMHRQRQPKGACTCRNIGLDHTTAPYVMFLDTDDLLEPFALQNRVATLRARPDLDFAIFPSLMFTHKPHDLRLWWSIPNDQDLLTRQCFGDAVCQGTGPLFTRSAFDRMGRWDEALMLWQDIDLFFRAYSQDYRYEIFWDLPPDLHNRRNPNSLSRSNFFQPAKQLSRQLVMERAINLMHTHNKHPYLPKLAPKTAEVIVGLQRANAATEAQALRHFALEKGVLSPVQYRRIGLITRLWQMRLYRLPGGLNLIKKLSQTFSLAQPSRMCTVSYDEYPCPTAPEKPPLFS, encoded by the coding sequence ATGCACACCTCTCCAGTGGTAGCGATATTGATGCCAAACTTTAACGGTGCCACCTACATCGCCGAAACCCTGGACTCACTACTGGCACAACAGTTTACCCAGTGGCAGTGCATGATTGTGGATGATGGCTCCAGCGACAACTCACCAGAGATTATCCAAGCCTATGCCCAGCGCGACCCGCGCATTGGTTTTATGCATCGTCAGCGCCAGCCCAAAGGGGCCTGCACCTGCCGTAATATTGGCCTAGACCACACCACCGCCCCTTATGTGATGTTTTTGGATACAGACGATCTGTTAGAGCCCTTTGCCCTGCAAAACCGGGTAGCCACTCTGCGCGCCAGACCTGACCTGGATTTTGCCATTTTCCCCTCCTTAATGTTCACCCACAAACCCCATGATCTACGTCTGTGGTGGAGTATCCCCAACGACCAAGACCTGCTCACACGACAGTGTTTTGGCGATGCAGTCTGCCAGGGCACAGGGCCGCTTTTTACCCGTAGCGCCTTTGATCGCATGGGCCGTTGGGACGAAGCGTTAATGCTGTGGCAAGATATCGACCTCTTCTTCCGTGCCTACAGCCAGGATTATCGCTATGAAATATTTTGGGATCTCCCCCCCGACCTACACAATCGCCGCAACCCCAACAGTTTGAGTCGCTCTAATTTTTTTCAACCCGCCAAACAACTCAGCCGTCAATTGGTGATGGAGCGCGCGATCAATCTGATGCACACCCACAACAAACACCCCTATCTGCCCAAGCTCGCACCCAAAACAGCCGAGGTTATCGTCGGCCTACAACGGGCCAATGCCGCAACCGAAGCCCAAGCCTTACGCCACTTTGCCCTAGAGAAAGGCGTGCTCAGCCCGGTGCAATATCGACGCATTGGCCTCATCACCCGTCTCTGGCAGATGCGGCTCTATCGCCTGCCGGGTGGGCTTAACCTCATAAAAAAACTCTCTCAAACCTTTTCCTTAGCGCAACCGTCACGTATGTGCACCGTCAGCTATGATGAATACCCCTGCCCAACAGCCCCAGAAAAGCCACCGCTCTTTTCATAA
- a CDS encoding NAD(P)/FAD-dependent oxidoreductase, protein MAHIVVLGGGVGGWPAAYELRGALGKEHKVTVVHNSTHFSFTPSNPWVAVGWRKAEEIQLPMEGYLSKKGIHFISVACEEIKPDDNKLVLADGQIVDYDYLVICTGPELAFDEVEGLGPHGGYTQSVCSTPHAETACEGWEAFLKDPGPIVVGAVQGASCFGPAYEFAFIMDADLRKRRIRDQVPMTYVTSEPYIGHLGLAGVGDSRTMMESELRGHHINWICNAKVTRVEPGKMFVDEHDMSGNVVKQHELPHKYSMMLPAFRGVPAVAKVGDKLCNPRGFVKVDKHQRNTVWPNIYSAGVCVAIPPVEATPVPTGTPKTGYMIESMVTAIVHNIELDLQGKPLTHEGTWNAICLADMGDTGVAFVAMPQIGPRNVAWMRKGKWVHLAKVGFEKYFMRKMKTGSSEPMFEKFMLRMVGITRLKKDS, encoded by the coding sequence ATGGCACATATTGTGGTGTTGGGTGGTGGTGTAGGGGGATGGCCCGCAGCGTATGAGTTGCGTGGCGCGTTGGGTAAAGAGCATAAGGTTACAGTGGTGCACAATAGCACCCACTTTTCTTTTACCCCATCTAATCCTTGGGTAGCGGTTGGTTGGCGCAAGGCTGAAGAAATTCAGTTACCCATGGAAGGTTATTTGAGCAAAAAGGGCATCCATTTTATTTCGGTTGCCTGTGAAGAGATTAAGCCAGACGACAATAAATTGGTGCTGGCCGATGGGCAGATCGTGGATTATGACTATCTGGTCATCTGCACCGGTCCTGAGCTGGCTTTTGATGAGGTTGAAGGATTGGGTCCCCATGGTGGTTACACGCAGTCGGTCTGTTCAACGCCCCATGCCGAGACCGCTTGTGAAGGATGGGAAGCCTTCTTGAAAGATCCGGGCCCCATCGTGGTGGGTGCGGTGCAGGGCGCCTCATGCTTTGGACCAGCGTATGAGTTTGCTTTTATCATGGATGCTGACCTGCGCAAGCGTCGTATACGTGATCAGGTGCCCATGACCTATGTGACCTCTGAGCCTTACATTGGCCATTTGGGGCTGGCTGGGGTGGGTGACTCCCGCACCATGATGGAGTCTGAACTGCGTGGCCACCACATTAACTGGATCTGCAACGCCAAGGTAACCCGTGTTGAGCCTGGTAAAATGTTTGTGGATGAGCATGATATGTCCGGTAATGTGGTCAAGCAGCACGAGCTGCCCCACAAATACTCTATGATGCTACCGGCTTTCCGTGGGGTGCCTGCGGTGGCGAAGGTAGGGGATAAGCTGTGTAATCCGCGTGGTTTTGTGAAGGTGGATAAACATCAGCGCAACACCGTGTGGCCGAACATTTATTCAGCGGGTGTGTGTGTGGCGATTCCTCCTGTTGAGGCGACTCCTGTGCCCACCGGTACCCCCAAGACGGGTTATATGATCGAGTCGATGGTGACGGCCATTGTGCACAATATTGAGCTGGACCTGCAAGGCAAGCCCTTGACCCACGAAGGCACCTGGAACGCCATCTGCTTGGCGGATATGGGGGATACTGGGGTGGCGTTTGTGGCGATGCCGCAGATTGGCCCCCGTAACGTTGCTTGGATGCGCAAAGGTAAGTGGGTGCATTTGGCGAAAGTGGGCTTTGAGAAATATTTTATGCGCAAGATGAAGACCGGTTCTTCTGAGCCGATGTTTGAGAAGTTTATGCTGCGCATGGTGGGTATTACCCGCCTGAAGAAGGATAGCTAA
- a CDS encoding DegT/DnrJ/EryC1/StrS family aminotransferase: MSSSETPFDLSVLHEVIEGCCRTQSGYHFNPADPIIAPYNRPFGAEEIFAVTQCLLQGEVKMGSRTRAFEMAFSHARDGRYGIMCNSGSSAKLLAVSALCNPKLDYAMQPGDEVIVPALAWPTTFWPLIQNQLVPVVVDVNAETLNLEPRSVEAALSPRTRAVMAVHGYGNPCDMDGLGYLCARHQLLLIEDCTEANGATYNGKALGSHGRIGTFSFYHSHHMSTMEGGMCITDDPEIDDMIRILRAHGWVRDVRDEKSYADRYPEVDPRFLFVNQGYNLRPTEIQSVIGEIQLKRLPAILAARRHCGERMEQAMRPFSRYLRTQKTTPKGEHARFSFPVTLTNDAPFTVAELRTHLSDAGIETRTVSCGNIARQPGFKYVPHRVVGALPHATRIMKHGLLLPVHQDMDEAAIDYVIETLSRYFKQKNLL, encoded by the coding sequence ATGTCCAGCTCAGAAACCCCGTTTGATCTGTCGGTGCTTCACGAAGTCATTGAGGGATGTTGTCGCACGCAGAGCGGTTATCACTTTAACCCGGCAGATCCCATAATTGCGCCCTACAATCGCCCCTTTGGGGCCGAGGAGATCTTTGCCGTTACCCAATGTTTGTTGCAGGGTGAAGTTAAGATGGGGTCGCGCACACGCGCTTTTGAAATGGCTTTCAGCCATGCCCGTGATGGCCGCTATGGCATCATGTGCAACTCGGGTTCATCGGCCAAGTTGTTGGCGGTTTCAGCGCTGTGTAACCCTAAGCTCGACTATGCCATGCAACCGGGGGATGAGGTGATTGTGCCGGCGCTGGCTTGGCCTACGACCTTTTGGCCTTTGATCCAAAATCAGTTGGTGCCGGTGGTGGTGGATGTCAATGCGGAGACGCTCAATCTGGAACCGCGCAGTGTCGAGGCGGCGCTCTCTCCGCGCACCCGTGCGGTAATGGCCGTGCATGGTTATGGCAACCCCTGTGACATGGATGGTTTGGGCTATCTATGCGCTCGCCATCAACTCCTGCTTATTGAGGATTGTACCGAGGCCAACGGGGCTACCTATAATGGCAAAGCGTTGGGTTCGCATGGGCGTATTGGTACTTTTAGCTTTTACCATTCCCACCATATGAGTACCATGGAAGGGGGCATGTGTATTACCGACGACCCTGAAATTGATGATATGATCCGCATTTTACGCGCCCATGGTTGGGTGCGGGATGTGCGGGATGAAAAATCCTATGCAGACCGTTATCCTGAGGTTGATCCCCGCTTTTTGTTTGTTAATCAGGGTTATAATTTGCGTCCCACGGAGATACAGTCGGTTATTGGAGAGATCCAACTCAAACGGCTACCGGCCATATTAGCCGCCAGACGCCACTGTGGTGAGCGGATGGAACAAGCCATGCGGCCCTTTTCGCGTTACCTGCGTACGCAGAAAACCACCCCCAAGGGTGAACATGCACGATTTTCGTTTCCTGTCACTTTGACCAACGATGCGCCCTTTACGGTGGCGGAGTTGCGCACGCACCTCTCCGATGCAGGTATTGAGACCCGCACCGTCAGTTGTGGCAACATTGCCCGCCAACCCGGTTTTAAATATGTGCCTCATCGGGTGGTTGGGGCGCTACCCCATGCGACCAGAATTATGAAACATGGGTTGCTGCTACCGGTGCATCAGGATATGGATGAGGCGGCCATCGACTATGTGATCGAAACGTTGAGTCGATATTTTAAACAGAAAAATCTGCTTTAA